A DNA window from Vanacampus margaritifer isolate UIUO_Vmar chromosome 19, RoL_Vmar_1.0, whole genome shotgun sequence contains the following coding sequences:
- the fig4a gene encoding polyphosphoinositide phosphatase isoform X1, whose amino-acid sequence MPQSAAVISGLQRMVLYETRARYFLVGSNQAQTKHRVLKIDRTEPKDLVIMDDKHVYSQQEVRELLGRLDLGNRTKMAQKGPSGLSRAVSAVGVVGFVRFLEGYYMVLITKRRKMADIGGHSIYKIEDTSMIYIPNDSVRVAHPDEARYVRIFQNMDLSSNFYFSYSYDLSHSLQHNLTLLQRPYELWSSASAGDARNKQDSFDIFEDEGLPTQVVYGVRAEPYYKYVWNGNLLKRVKGVVHPDWLMYIIHGFCGQSKLLIYGRPVHITLIARRSSKFAGTRFLKRGANCEGDVANEVETEQIVHDASVMSFAVGSYSSYVQTRGSVPLYWSQDISTMMPKPPIRLDQADPYAHIAGLHFDQMLQRFGSPIIIFNLVKKREKRKHEKILSEELYPAVINLNQFLPQQHGIEYIAWDMARYTKSKLCNVLDRLSMIAENVVKRTGFFVNRSDFYCHALHPDERWGDLGGSVSANGRVQTGVLRTNCVDCLDRTNTAQFMVGKCALAYQLYALGMIDKPKLQFDTDCVRLFEELYEDHGDTLSLQYGGSQLVHRVKTYRKIAPWTQHSKDIMQTLSRYYSNAFSDADRQDAINLFLQVYQPAEGKAHLWDLPTDFYLHQKSTMALPVHRRSYTLWWSEGVLSYLPIALDQVPCEQTMKKLSVKRVNRFDESIDIYADFFRPDQLTSFDDTFCKAMTNSAREFMPKAAGVDPSPFTVRKPEETAKSVLGNKSSKEETLVQRKTAASAPPPPSEEAISSSSEDDSEEDRDDDASVSQRSTPLKLASHSGEAQEEIQQQVCKEPYGLNLVQFPAEQDLLIYQRFARLGERRQRRRSAASEHLHLPNVICLEPVSRFPEDSVYAAAAPQVDGVSRHVFESHVMAGRGQVPPLARHDLLIYRDYVKNRFM is encoded by the exons ATGCCTCAGTCTGCAGCTGTCATCAGTGGGCTCCAGAGGATGGTTCTGTACGAGACCAGAGCC AGATATTTTTTGGTGGGGAGCAACCAGGCTCAGACCAAACACAGAGTGCTGAAGATTGACCGCACGGAACCAAAGGACCTGGTCATCATGGACGATAAG CACGTGTACAGCCAGCAAGAGGTTCGCGAGTTGCTGGGTCGTCTGGACTTGGGCAACCGCACAAAGATGGCCCAAAAAGGTCCGTCGGGCCTGTCCAGGGCGGTGTCGGCCGTGGGCGTTGTGG GCTTTGTCCGCTTCCTGGAGGGTTACTACATGGTGTTGATCACCAAACGCAGAAAAATGGCCGACATCGGGGGCCACTCCATTTACAAAATCGAGGACACCAGCATGATCTACATCCCCAACGACTCGGTCCGCGTGGCGCACCCCGACGAAGCCAG ATACGTCCGAATCTTTCAAAACATGGACTTGTCCAGCAACTTTTACTTCAG CTACAGTTACGACCTGAGCCACTCGCTGCAGCACAACCTGACGCTGCTGCAGAGGCCGTACGAGTTGTGGTCATCGGCGTCGGCCGGCGACGCACGCAACAAACAGGACAGCTTCGACATATTTGAAGACGAGGGCTTGCCCACTCAAG TGGTCTACGGCGTGCGCGCCGAGCCGTACTACAAGTACGTGTGGAACGGCAACTTGCTCAAGCGCGTCAAGGGCGTGGTCCACCCCGACTGGCTCATGTACATCATCCACGGATTTTGCGGGCAGTCCA AGCTGCTCATCTACGGCCGCCCGGTGCACATCACCCTCATCGCCAGACGCTCCAGCAAATTTGCCGGAACCCGCTTCCTGAAAAGAGGAGCCAACTGCGAG GGGGACGTGGCCAACGAGGTGGAGACGGAGCAGATCGTCCACGACGCCTCGGTGATGTCCTTCGCAGTGGGAAGTTACTCGTCCTACGTGCAAACGCGTGGCTCGGTCCCGCTCTACTGGTCCCAGGACATTTCCACCATGATGCCCAAGCCGCCCATACGAC TGGACCAAGCCGACCCGTATGCGCACATCGCCGGCCTTCACTTCGACCAGATGCTGCAGCGGTTCGGATCGCCCATCATCATCTTCAACTTGGTCAAG AAACGAGAAAAAAGGAAACACGAGAAGATCTTGAGCGAGGAGCTCTATCCCGCCGTCATCAACCTCAACCAGTTCCTGCCGCAGCAGCACGGCATCGAGTACATCGCCTGGGACATGGCCCGATACACCAAAAG TAAGCTTTGCAACGTCCTGGACCGTCTGAGTATGATTGCCGAGAATGTGGTGAAGCGGACGGGCTTTTTTGTCAATCGCTCCGATTTCTACTGCCACGCGCTTCATCCTGACGAAAG gtGGGGAGACTTGGGCGGAAGCGTTTCGGCCAATGGACGAGTGCAG ACGGGCGTGCTGAGGACCAACTGCGTGGACTGTCTGGACCGGACCAACACGGCCCAGTTCATGGTGGGCAAGTGCGCGCTGGCCTATCAACTGTACGCGCTGGGAATGATCGACAAGCCCAAGCTCCAATTTGACACGGACTGCGTCAG GCTGTTTGAGGAGCTGTACGAGGACCACGGCGACACGCTGTCGCTGCAGTACGGCGGCTCGCAGCTGGTGCACCGGGTCAAGACCTACCGCAAGATCGCGCCGTGGACTCAGCACTCCAAAGATATCATGCAGACGCTGTCGCGCTACTACAGCAACGCCTTCTCAG ACGCGGACCGCCAGGACGCCATCAACTTGTTTCTGCAAGTGTACCAGCCGGCGGAGGGCAAGGCGCACCTGTGGGACCTGCCCACCGACTTCTACCTGCATCAGAAGAGCACCATGGCCCTCCCCGTCCACAGACGCAG CTACACGTTGTGGTGGTCCGAGGGAGTCTTGTCTTACCTCCCCATCGCCTTGGATCAAG TCCCGTGTGAGCAAACCATGAAGAAGCTGTCGGTAAAGCGCGTGAACCGCTTTGACGAGAGCATCGACATCTACGCCGACTTCTTCAGACCCGACCAGCTCACCTCCTTCGACGACACCTTCTGCAAAGCCATGACCAACTCGGCCAG GGAGTTCATGCCCAAAGCGGCGGGCGTGGATCCCAGCCCCTTCACCGTCCGCAAACCGGAGGAGACGGCAAAGTCCGTGCTGGG CAACAAGAGCAGCAAGGAGGAGACGCTGGTCCAGAGGAAGACGGCGGCCagcgcgccgccgccgcccagcGAGGAGGCCATTTCCAGCTCGTCGGAGGACGACTCGGAGGAGGATCGAGACGACGACGCCTCCGTCTCGCAGCGCTCCACGCCGCTCAAACTTGCCAGCCATTCCGGGGAGGCGCAAGAG GAGATCCAGCAGCAGGTCTGCAAGGAGCCCTACGGActcaatctggtccagttccCTGCGGAGCAAGACCTGCTCATCTACCAGCG GTTTGCGCGTCTGGGCGAGAGGCGGCAACGGCGGCGATCGGCGGCGAGCGAGCACCTCCACCTGCCGAACGTCATCTGCTT GGAGCCGGTGTCCCGCTTCCCCGAGGACAGCGTGTACGCGGCGGCAGCGCCGCAGGTGGACGGCGTCAGCCGCCATGTCTTTGAGAGTCACGTGATGGCGGGCCGCGGACAAGTCCCGCCCCTCGCCCGACACGACCTGCTCATCTACAGGGACTACGTCAAGAACAGATTCATGTGA
- the fig4a gene encoding polyphosphoinositide phosphatase isoform X2 encodes MPQSAAVISGLQRMVLYETRARYFLVGSNQAQTKHRVLKIDRTEPKDLVIMDDKHVYSQQEVRELLGRLDLGNRTKMAQKGPSGLSRAVSAVGVVGFVRFLEGYYMVLITKRRKMADIGGHSIYKIEDTSMIYIPNDSVRVAHPDEARYVRIFQNMDLSSNFYFSYSYDLSHSLQHNLTLLQRPYELWSSASAGDARNKQDSFDIFEDEGLPTQVVYGVRAEPYYKYVWNGNLLKRVKGVVHPDWLMYIIHGFCGQSKLLIYGRPVHITLIARRSSKFAGTRFLKRGANCEGDVANEVETEQIVHDASVMSFAVGSYSSYVQTRGSVPLYWSQDISTMMPKPPIRLDQADPYAHIAGLHFDQMLQRFGSPIIIFNLVKKREKRKHEKILSEELYPAVINLNQFLPQQHGIEYIAWDMARYTKSKLCNVLDRLSMIAENVVKRTGFFVNRSDFYCHALHPDERWGDLGGSVSANGRVQTGVLRTNCVDCLDRTNTAQFMVGKCALAYQLYALGMIDKPKLQFDTDCVRLFEELYEDHGDTLSLQYGGSQLVHRVKTYRKIAPWTQHSKDIMQTLSRYYSNAFSDADRQDAINLFLQVYQPAEGKAHLWDLPTDFYLHQKSTMALPVHRRSYTLWWSEGVLSYLPIALDQVPCEQTMKKLSVKRVNRFDESIDIYADFFRPDQLTSFDDTFCKAMTNSAREFMPKAAGVDPSPFTVRKPEETAKSVLGNKSSKEETLVQRKTAASAPPPPSEEAISSSSEDDSEEDRDDDASVSQRSTPLKLASHSGEAQEEIQQQVCKEPYGLNLVQFPAEQDLLIYQREPVSRFPEDSVYAAAAPQVDGVSRHVFESHVMAGRGQVPPLARHDLLIYRDYVKNRFM; translated from the exons ATGCCTCAGTCTGCAGCTGTCATCAGTGGGCTCCAGAGGATGGTTCTGTACGAGACCAGAGCC AGATATTTTTTGGTGGGGAGCAACCAGGCTCAGACCAAACACAGAGTGCTGAAGATTGACCGCACGGAACCAAAGGACCTGGTCATCATGGACGATAAG CACGTGTACAGCCAGCAAGAGGTTCGCGAGTTGCTGGGTCGTCTGGACTTGGGCAACCGCACAAAGATGGCCCAAAAAGGTCCGTCGGGCCTGTCCAGGGCGGTGTCGGCCGTGGGCGTTGTGG GCTTTGTCCGCTTCCTGGAGGGTTACTACATGGTGTTGATCACCAAACGCAGAAAAATGGCCGACATCGGGGGCCACTCCATTTACAAAATCGAGGACACCAGCATGATCTACATCCCCAACGACTCGGTCCGCGTGGCGCACCCCGACGAAGCCAG ATACGTCCGAATCTTTCAAAACATGGACTTGTCCAGCAACTTTTACTTCAG CTACAGTTACGACCTGAGCCACTCGCTGCAGCACAACCTGACGCTGCTGCAGAGGCCGTACGAGTTGTGGTCATCGGCGTCGGCCGGCGACGCACGCAACAAACAGGACAGCTTCGACATATTTGAAGACGAGGGCTTGCCCACTCAAG TGGTCTACGGCGTGCGCGCCGAGCCGTACTACAAGTACGTGTGGAACGGCAACTTGCTCAAGCGCGTCAAGGGCGTGGTCCACCCCGACTGGCTCATGTACATCATCCACGGATTTTGCGGGCAGTCCA AGCTGCTCATCTACGGCCGCCCGGTGCACATCACCCTCATCGCCAGACGCTCCAGCAAATTTGCCGGAACCCGCTTCCTGAAAAGAGGAGCCAACTGCGAG GGGGACGTGGCCAACGAGGTGGAGACGGAGCAGATCGTCCACGACGCCTCGGTGATGTCCTTCGCAGTGGGAAGTTACTCGTCCTACGTGCAAACGCGTGGCTCGGTCCCGCTCTACTGGTCCCAGGACATTTCCACCATGATGCCCAAGCCGCCCATACGAC TGGACCAAGCCGACCCGTATGCGCACATCGCCGGCCTTCACTTCGACCAGATGCTGCAGCGGTTCGGATCGCCCATCATCATCTTCAACTTGGTCAAG AAACGAGAAAAAAGGAAACACGAGAAGATCTTGAGCGAGGAGCTCTATCCCGCCGTCATCAACCTCAACCAGTTCCTGCCGCAGCAGCACGGCATCGAGTACATCGCCTGGGACATGGCCCGATACACCAAAAG TAAGCTTTGCAACGTCCTGGACCGTCTGAGTATGATTGCCGAGAATGTGGTGAAGCGGACGGGCTTTTTTGTCAATCGCTCCGATTTCTACTGCCACGCGCTTCATCCTGACGAAAG gtGGGGAGACTTGGGCGGAAGCGTTTCGGCCAATGGACGAGTGCAG ACGGGCGTGCTGAGGACCAACTGCGTGGACTGTCTGGACCGGACCAACACGGCCCAGTTCATGGTGGGCAAGTGCGCGCTGGCCTATCAACTGTACGCGCTGGGAATGATCGACAAGCCCAAGCTCCAATTTGACACGGACTGCGTCAG GCTGTTTGAGGAGCTGTACGAGGACCACGGCGACACGCTGTCGCTGCAGTACGGCGGCTCGCAGCTGGTGCACCGGGTCAAGACCTACCGCAAGATCGCGCCGTGGACTCAGCACTCCAAAGATATCATGCAGACGCTGTCGCGCTACTACAGCAACGCCTTCTCAG ACGCGGACCGCCAGGACGCCATCAACTTGTTTCTGCAAGTGTACCAGCCGGCGGAGGGCAAGGCGCACCTGTGGGACCTGCCCACCGACTTCTACCTGCATCAGAAGAGCACCATGGCCCTCCCCGTCCACAGACGCAG CTACACGTTGTGGTGGTCCGAGGGAGTCTTGTCTTACCTCCCCATCGCCTTGGATCAAG TCCCGTGTGAGCAAACCATGAAGAAGCTGTCGGTAAAGCGCGTGAACCGCTTTGACGAGAGCATCGACATCTACGCCGACTTCTTCAGACCCGACCAGCTCACCTCCTTCGACGACACCTTCTGCAAAGCCATGACCAACTCGGCCAG GGAGTTCATGCCCAAAGCGGCGGGCGTGGATCCCAGCCCCTTCACCGTCCGCAAACCGGAGGAGACGGCAAAGTCCGTGCTGGG CAACAAGAGCAGCAAGGAGGAGACGCTGGTCCAGAGGAAGACGGCGGCCagcgcgccgccgccgcccagcGAGGAGGCCATTTCCAGCTCGTCGGAGGACGACTCGGAGGAGGATCGAGACGACGACGCCTCCGTCTCGCAGCGCTCCACGCCGCTCAAACTTGCCAGCCATTCCGGGGAGGCGCAAGAG GAGATCCAGCAGCAGGTCTGCAAGGAGCCCTACGGActcaatctggtccagttccCTGCGGAGCAAGACCTGCTCATCTACCAGCG GGAGCCGGTGTCCCGCTTCCCCGAGGACAGCGTGTACGCGGCGGCAGCGCCGCAGGTGGACGGCGTCAGCCGCCATGTCTTTGAGAGTCACGTGATGGCGGGCCGCGGACAAGTCCCGCCCCTCGCCCGACACGACCTGCTCATCTACAGGGACTACGTCAAGAACAGATTCATGTGA